cactgattcacttattcactgactcactcatcaaaaacctagaccacttccaatggtcgtattgacttgaaatttggcatggaggtaggtctttttgtcaaggtaaagggaaaaatctgaaaatggccaagtgtgagtcggtttcaaaataatgaaggtgttttatacccggtgtaaatttatacccctaaggaactaaaacgaactaaatttatctatatttatataatatatcttcgaatggtacaaaggtttgtatttagtcaaagtaacgtaaaaatctgaaaacggccaagtgtgaatcactttcgaaaataacaaatgtgtaactttgatccacgaacataatatatgataacatgtcatgtcagtcagttggtaaatctagtcatagttaatctagttcatttctttgtaagaaacatagtgcatattaaaaaatctaaaaaatagtataaatgagacatttctttaactaacttcatcataagaaaaaaataaaataaacaaccttacaaaaataaatgaaatcccacccaaaacaaaaatgtgaaagactgccaagttcgataatatgggaatgcttcgcctataaaagaagtgagatctgaataagtaccaagttccatacacatacctcagttaaaaatagttactttttaatgatgattacttggcaagttttaatagaaaattaaatacttgattcattgcgtttagtaggtttataacaaggtgtatgaaaacttgccaagtaacatcattaaaaagtaactatttttaactgaggtatgtgtatggaacttggtacttattctcacttcttttataggcgaagcattcccatattatcgaacttggcagtctttcacatttttgttttgggtgggattaataTATATACAATTAAACTAACCTTAGTAATCCTATGAGAAACACGTAAACACTTCACAATAACTAACTTATATCTGAACAGTGATATATGCTGTGGTTCCGAAAGGTGATAGGCCACGATAATGAAAATAACTACTTTATCTTGACTTactaatcaataaataattatctttattgaATATACCTAAGTTCCGATGTTTCTGTTATGAGTAATTTCtaactttttatatttcagcAGGTATTCAATTAATTACATGTTCATACGAAGTTTTTCATCCGTCAAATAAACTTCCTCCTCCCCTTCTTTTAGCTACTGACTCTTAAATAAGAAATCCTCCAGCGACAACTAAGTATGCAATGTATAGTCGCTTGCATGCTAAGCAGATTATGCACTTGCCTACATATTTCTTTCAGCAGCTGaattaaaatacctatgtaatgcGTAGACAATTACGTTATCACCACCCCACATTGTACAAGAGGGGTGATTAGTGTTCAATCCATCTCTATATGAGTGGTCTGTGCCTAGCAGTGGGGTGATTAAAAAGCTGATGGCAACGTAGATTTGTCTGGAAATGCAACACGAACGATTATCCAATAAATAACTCGCGATATTGATTAATACTCAAATTTTCATCGGCCATGTTAAAAAAGCTGGCCTCTATAAGATGCCTACTCATAATTATCAGCATCAGTTGTTTTTGCTCTGTATTTGGCAAGTCATTCAATTGATATATTGATGGTATACCTACTGTCAATCCGGTATTGAAGATATCTTGTCTTACTGATAACTGATGTAATAAAAGCGGTTCGTTTACCTACAGTTTTAAGCGTACGAGATCAAGGCCAAGTATTATCTACTGATATTGATAATTCGGTTCATTACCAAGGCTGTAATGTTATCAATTTTGCTTGCTTACGTAAGATTGAAAATTCACGTAGGTAATTAGTATGTTTTATCAATTTGTTAGTACGCTGATATTATTGaggttaacaatttttttatatctagtAGTTAGCCACATAATAATACcaaaggaaaattaatattaaaagccATTTTAAGCTTCACCATAATCATGTCGCggtcggcttcaagtctaaccggaaaaaacaagtaaatattactgttaggtacattttcatgaagctactgcctatctgacctactcaacccagttacggGTAATCCCGGGTAAATAAATCTTCCCCTTGGGAAGACTGGTTACTTTCAATACACATAGGAACTTGTTGACATATATTGTTGACTGTTATTACCCATCTACAAACCAAACACGTTAACCATTGCTTACTAAGTTTTCTGTGAACAATTCATAGACAAATAATATCGTCTAAGTTGTTTTCAAGAACGAATCACATTCCCAATAGCTTGCTGAATCATTTCCCAGCCTTCCCATACGCCTTTGAACTGACTTTAGCTTCACCTTGGTTAATTAATTCCGTGGACTCGATATTTAGCCCAAAAGGTTGTTGTAAAACCTATATCTTATTTCTCGGTGTATTTACCCATAACTGGGATGCTAATTTCATAGAACTTTTCTAATACTTAGGTCTATCAAAATATGATTCTCGGCGACTATAAAAATATGCATCATCGTTGTAGGAGATCAGTAACTATGAGGATGgtgaaaatgtttattcaaattgaaattattatagACTAGTAATTCTAGCATCATCCTCCCTTCCGAAAACCTACATAAAGCCACAGATATGGATGGAAACAACATATTGATGAacgaaatcatttatttaataacattgtaATATAGTAAGAATGATTTACATAAATCCAttcaaaatgcattttcttGAAGTCTTATAcaaaataacgaataaatacagGCCCTACATGAGCACATCACTTGTATAGCTCCGTGATAGTTCAAGCAAATTCCTGATCATCCACATCGTAGTGGACGCCCAACTGTTTTCTTATAGTGTCCCTCAGTTTAGCCAGCTCCAGACTTTGCTTGTGCGACATACGGGGTGACTCGATTTGTCCTGCAGGAAATAAGCTGCGATTTACCATCTTCCATTCTATGAAGGTTATTTTTGAGATGCAAAGACTATTTtatattccaaaaaaataatactggAGATTAAGTCTACAATGATGTTACAAGTGATTTGACTCCCAATTTTCAAAACTCATGCTTTGAAATAATGCCTACACTTCCATAAAGATTGACCACGTACTTTAAAAAGatcattgtattttgtttgcacGTTTTACATAACACAAAAAGAAGGAATATAAGAAAAGCATACATACCACTACGAATACACTTCGCCACTTCGACAGCCTGATATACAAGACCCGCGCTGTTCTCAAAGTTATACGGAATTGGTGACGTGTGTAGTGGGAACTTCTTCACGTCTCCGTTGACGGCAGTCACTCTGTCAGGGAAGTGGAAGGGATCCTCCAGCTAGGAGAgataaaatgaaatcaaaacTACTTTACATAATAGCCaggatatgttttcaaaaagcTTTCATAAAGCAATGTGTCTTTAATATATTGTAGCGACCGATATAACTTACTATTCTTAACAACTTCTACCAACTTAGCACTAAGCAAGCAATAAAATCAGCAAATTACTTTAACACCATCCTTACCGTAATGCGGCCTTTAGAGCCATAGATCGTAGCCCTGTTGATAAGCCTCAGTCGAGACTGAGTGTTGAGAACTGCGCGCTTGCCACCTCCATACTCCAAAATAATTGTCTCAGTCTCATCCACACCTTCGCTATTCAGTTCACCAACAGCTGTGATCCTCTCAGGGTATTTTTTGAACACGTACTGGGATAATTGCAGCAAGTAGATACCGATGTCGAGCAAAGCACTACCTCCTTGGTCTTTTTTGCTGAAAGGAAATTTTCCTTTAATACTGCGAACTTTGATGTTCGTACGTAAAATTCTCTCATATTTATGACGCCTGTTAAAAATTTGTCGTAGGATTATCTATAAGGAGTCCTGTGTAACTTACAACATCCTATCAGCCTCGCAAAAGATTCCGAAGTCACCCTCTAAGAATGAAACATCCCCAAGATTTCCCGCTGCGATTTCGTTCTCCAAGTAAATGTAAGCGGGACAGAAGCGAGACCAGACTGCTTCCATGAAGAACAAGTTCTTCTTCTTAGCCAGGTTGATCAAACTCTCCGTTTGTTTGAAGTTCAAACAAAACGGTTTCTCGCACAAAACGTGCTTGCCATTTTCGAGGAAGAGCTTCGTGAGAGCATAGTGGTCAGGATTCAAAGCACCGATGTAGACGACATCTGTAAAAGAAATGGGAAATAGTAATCATAATATAGAATTCAAATAGATTTTAGTCCAAAATCAAATTGAGTTTTTGTGTTCCTTTCAAACGTATGAAGCCAGCTAATTTTGCTTCAGTTACAAATGGTACGGCTGAGTATGCACAAGGAAACAGACGTTTTATCTGATAAAATAATATCGACGACCTTGAAATTATGTAGTTACACTAATGTTAAATACAGGTGCTCGAGATTAGATCTCATGTTGAGTACATAGGTACTTTGGTTTAGATAAATCAGTCGTTAGTTTGAAATGCAAAATGTATTTCTTAATATGATGAAAAACCGTGGTTTTATAATTATGACGATGCGTTTTTCAAATTTTTGTGTTCAACAATTTACTTTTTTCAATACTGACTAACCGATCTACCTCTTTGATTACTGTACTAGTAATTATAAATAGCAGAACCGGCACCAAAAACTTTGTTCCGCTAAACTTATGTTTGTTTCGGCAAACCATTTGCAGAGCTGacacaaacatatttattagtttatagagaacataaaaataacttgtattttgataaaacaCATGTCACGGCCTTACCGACATCACTACTCTTGGCCAAAGCCTGATAACTATCAGCAACTTTGGGGATTTTATGGAGTTTCGCGAACTCCGCAGCCCTGGGGTGTGATTCACTAAGGCAAAACATCTTTACAACCAAGAAATCATCGTTGTAACATCAGATGAAAACTCGGCGGTATTCATTAGTTACAATTGCGCGATCGTAGCGCCTCAACGATGTTGACGGCGTGACATAGAACTAACATTTGGtgccaaatgtatgaaaatcggTATTCAGCAACACGAAACATCCTCGCCTGCAACGACAACCTCGCCTTCGCCTTCGATTTTATCTGTCAAACCGAAAAGCTTGTAAATTGTGGATGTTTTCTTGGATGAAGGcgattaaaatgtaagtaaaacaagttatttaataaattgcaatgtgaaaatatgtttttatgatgatttgtTTATCGTACTTTAATCCCTGAAACATTTGcgcctatttttaatgttttagatgGCAGTTCGTCTTTCCTGTATGATTTTTCGTTGGAAGAAACTAAACAtcatgataattaaataaataagaagtcaGGCCTCCGTGATACGTATTATGGACTAGCTTCTgccggcggtttcacccgcatcccgtgggaactacttcccgtaccgggataaaaagtagcctatagccttcctcgataaatgggctatctaacactgaaaggatttttcaaatcggaccagtagtttcggagattagcgcgttcaaacaaacaaacaaacaaactcttcagctttataatattagtatagatttactaACACTAACTACTGATAGAAACTATAATAAGATTGACTGAAGAACAGATTCGACAGTTGAAAGATTTCCTGAGATTTCCCCTTTCCTAAGAAAGGCGAATCGTCGAGGAGGAATTAGCAACCGCACCAATATATTACActtaatcaatataatataaatcatcataCAGTACAGTGGATAGGTGCCTAAAACTTACTGTCCATCCACCTTTTGCAGGTACTGTCAAATTTTTTGTTAGTGGGATTTAAGTACCAAATAATGCTATGTGACATTGCAAGAACAATGTCTCACAAGCATCTGCCTCAAGGACTCAACAATATACATTAGATGCCATCAACCATCCAGATATTATTGATAAGTACGAGGTAGGTAAGAAGCAACTGTGACCCGGTTGATAAGCAAGCCGGACTCTAGCAGTGACTTGGACAGTGGATGTCATGctagaagttatttaataaacaatactaTGTAGACACCTTCtaacaatacatatgtattttacctgtgtatgttaaatagtaatataaacatttttaacattacacAATAGTGTGCAGgtatcaaagtaatttttataaaaatactgaacttTTCTGTAATcatgaattaataaaacaatattttaattcatcatgtctatttattattttgtattttataatgaacatgcgtttatttctaaattcagaTTCCAAAACATTCTCCTTGCATAataga
Above is a window of Helicoverpa zea isolate HzStark_Cry1AcR chromosome 1, ilHelZeax1.1, whole genome shotgun sequence DNA encoding:
- the LOC124634935 gene encoding trans-1,2-dihydrobenzene-1,2-diol dehydrogenase-like; its protein translation is MTLRWGIVSAGKISHDFVNAFNSFPDKGDQAVVSVAARDKSRAAEFAKLHKIPKVADSYQALAKSSDVDVVYIGALNPDHYALTKLFLENGKHVLCEKPFCLNFKQTESLINLAKKKNLFFMEAVWSRFCPAYIYLENEIAAGNLGDVSFLEGDFGIFCEADRMFKKDQGGSALLDIGIYLLQLSQYVFKKYPERITAVGELNSEGVDETETIILEYGGGKRAVLNTQSRLRLINRATIYGSKGRITLEDPFHFPDRVTAVNGDVKKFPLHTSPIPYNFENSAGLVYQAVEVAKCIRSGQIESPRMSHKQSLELAKLRDTIRKQLGVHYDVDDQEFA